From Salmo salar chromosome ssa04, Ssal_v3.1, whole genome shotgun sequence, one genomic window encodes:
- the cldn2 gene encoding claudin-2 yields the protein MASAALELMGFIMGLLGMLGTLVSTVLPHWRTSAHIGPNIITSVTNMKGLWMECVYQSTGAFQCETYNSMLALHSDLQASRALMVVSVVFSVLAIIISTVGMQCTICMEGSEAKGRVAGTGGGLFLTAGFLALIPVSWTTHEVVQTFYQANLPNSLKYELGDCLYVGLAAALLSMLGGGLLCVSCCEKADGGRRGGRRHGGGYPYPAPGMGVATGRARTSSQTYRNPTLQMGVNAATKAATLARSHTSTTTQSSTPAQGAKKDPRRNPAVGYDVTGYV from the coding sequence ATGGCGTCAGCTGCTCTAGAACTGATGGGCTTCATCATGGGTCTGCTAGGCATGCTGGGTACCCTGGTGTCCACAGTGCTTCCCCACTGGCGGACATCTGCCCACATCGGGCCCAACATCATCACTAGCGTGACCAATATGAAGGGCCTCTGGATGGAGTGTGTCTACCAGAGCACCGGAGCCTTCCAGTGTGAGACCTACAACTCCATGCTGGCCTTACACTCAGACCTCCAGGCCTCCCGGGCCCTGATGGTGGTCTCCGTGGTCTTTTCCGTCCTGGCCATCATCATCTCCACCGTGGGCATGCAGTGTACCATCTGCATGGAGGGCTCCGAGGCTAAAGGCCGAGTGGCCGGTACTGGGGGAGGCCTCTTCCTCACCGCAGGGTTCCTGGCTCTGATCCCGGTGTCGTGGACCACCCACGAGGTTGTCCAGACCTTCTACCAAGCCAACCTGCCCAACAGCCTGAAGTACGAGCTGGGGGACTGTCTGTACGTGGGGCTGGCCGCCGCCCTGCTCTCCATGCTGGGCGGGGGGCTGCTGTGTGTCTCCTGCTGTGAGAAGGCGGATGGGGGGCGCCGTGGAGGGAGGAGACACGGTGGAGGGTACCCCTACCCAGCCCCGGGCATGGGGGTAGCCACTGGGAGGGCCAGGACCAGCTCACAGACGTATAGGAACCCAACGCTACAGATGGGGGTGAACGCTGCCACCAAGGCAGCGACCCTGGCAAGAAGTCACACCAGCACTACTACCCAGTCCAGCACCCCCGCCCAGGGGGCCAAGAAAGACCCACGTCGCAACCCTGCAGTGGGCTACGATGTCACCGGGTACGTCTGA